The region GATAGGACACCCGCGCATCCTGTGCACGCGCCACAACACGAGTGGCCCACGCGTTGACGCTTGATGCCCGCTACGCTACAATTCCGCTGCGCCCGACACGCGCGAAGCCAGAAGGAGGAGTGCGTTATGTCAAAAATAGCAGTGCTCGACCCAACAAGCGAGGGAAGCGGCGAATCGTTGCCACTGCCGCCCCGGCTGGACTCGGTTAAGGGGAAAAGCATCGGCGTCCGCGTGCACTGGACGCGCTTTGATATCTTCGCCCAGCGCGTGGAGGAAGGGTTGCGCCAGAAGTACGGAGCGGCGAAGACCCTGCACATTGAGGGCCGCGGCATCTCCGTGCAGCCGAAACGCGTCGCGGAATGGAACCAGTGGATGGCCGGAAGCGACGCCGCCATCGTCGGGCTGGCGGCCTGAGGCTCCTGCACGTCGTGGTGTATCCGCGACGCAGTCGAGACCGTGAAGAAGGGCATTCCCACCGTTGCCGTGGTGACGGAGGAGTTCGTCTCCCTGGCGAAGGCCATCGCCACGTCCCTGAAGTACCCTGACCTGCCCATGGTCGTGGTGCCACACCCCTTCGAGATGCTGCCAGAGGAGCAGGTGCTCAAGCTGGCCGACGAGAAGGTCCAGGAACTGGTCAACCAGCTTGAAAAACCTCGTCCCATGCCCGCGCGCCGCGTCCCCACGGCGTAACGTCTCGTCCGCAGGAGGAACACCATGCAGACTGCTCCCCTGAAGTCCAAAGTGGTGGATGTTGAGGAGGACCCCGAAGCCATCTTCGAGGACTTCTACGCCCGCGGCTGGACCGACGGCCTGCCCGTCATCCCGCCGACTCCCGCCCGCGTTCAGCGCATGATCGCCGCGGGTGGCCGCCCCGCGAACGAGGTCGTCGCAGTCCTGGAGCCGCGGAACGCGCCGGCCACCGTCGAAAAGATCGCCATCAACGCGGTGATGGCGGGCTGTCACCCCTCCTATTTCCCCGTGCTGCTGACCATCGTGGAGTGCATGCCCCATCCCGGCGTGGACCCTCTGGGCATGAACACCACGACGAACCCCGTGTGGCTCATGAGCGTCGTGAACGGGCCTGTCCGCCAGAAGCTGAACATCAATAGCGGCTACGGCGTCCTGGGCCCCGGGTGGCGCGCGAACGCCACCATTGGACGGGCGACGCGCCTCATCCAGCTCAACACCGCCGGTTCAATACCCGCCGAGGTCACGAAGTCCTGTCAGGCCCATCCCGGCCGCTACGGCCAGTGCGTCGGCGAGTACGAGGAGAGGTCGCCGTGGGAGCCGCTGCACGTTGAGCGCGGCTTCAAGAAGGACGAGAGCGCGGTGACGTTGGTGGCGCCCATGAGCGCCATCCGCATCACGGAGACGGACTGCAAGACAGCGGAGGGCCTGCTGCACTTCATCGTGGGCTGCATGGACAGCCCGACGACGGCGGGCCACCCCGATACGCATTCGCTCCTGATGCTGTGTCCCGACCACGCCGCCATCCTGGCGCGGGAGGGCCTGTCCAAGAAGGACGTCAAGCAGGAGCTGTACAAGCGGACGAAGGCCATCCCCCTCTCCCGCTGGCCGAGCGAGCTGACCACGGGCGACCTGAAACGCCTGGGCGTCGTGGGGCACCGGCCCGCGGACCTGGGAGGGACGACGTGCGTGCATTCCAGCCCCGACAACTTCAAGGTCATCGTGGCGGGAGGGCCAAGCGGCTACCACTCCACGTGGTTCTCTCTCTGGTTCCACGGCGCCGAGATTCCCACGCGGCGCATCCAGCTCCCAGCCTAACGGCCTACGCCCCGCGGAGCCGCGGGTCCCAGATATCGCGCACGGCGTCGCCCAGCAGGTTGAAGCCGAAGACGACCATGCTCATGACGAGTCCGGGGAAAATGGCGATCCACGGGGCGCGCTCCAGATAGCTGCGGCCCGATCGGGCCAGCATACCGCCCCAGGACGGCTCCGGCGGCGGCGTACCAAGGCCCAGGAAGCTCAACGACGCCTCCACGATGATGGCCGCGCCCAGCTCGGCGGTCGCGAGGACGATGTACGGCGCGAGGCAGTTGGGCAGGACGTGCCGGAAGACGATACGCCACCCACTGCTGCCCACGGCGCGCGACGCCTCGACGTACTGCATCTCTTTGACCGAGAGGGAGGTGGAACGCATGACGCGGCTGGCGCGCGGAATCTCGACGATGGCGATAGCTATCACCACGTTGCTCAGCGAGGTCCCCAGCGCCGCCATGATGGAGAGCGCCAGAATAAGCGTGGGGAACGACATGAGGGCGTCCATCAGACGCTGAAGGAGCATGTCCATCTTGCCACCCACGTACCCGCTGACGAGGCCCGCAACTCCCCCGACGGTAGTGCCGGAGATGACGGCGAGAAGACCCACGTACAGGGAGACGCGAGCGCCCCAAATGATCCGGCTGAGAATATCCCTACCGAGGTCGTCCGTGCCCAGGAAGTACGGCGTGCCCGGCGGACGGAACACGTCCTCCAGGTACTGTTTGTACGGGTTGAAGGGGGCCAGCAGGGGGGCCAGGGTAGCGACAAGGACGAGGCCCACGACAATGACTCCGCCCGCGGCGCCCAGCGGCTTGCGGCGCGCGAAGTCGCGCAGGCGTACGAAGAACGGCTTCCGCGCGGCGAAGCCCGTGTGCGCTATGCCCACCGCTCCGACGGCTCGCGCCATCGCCGCTCCTCCTACCCGGCGTACCGGATACGCGGGTCAAGCCATCCGTACAGGATGTCCACTCCCAGGTTCGCCAGCAGGGTCACAAGCGAGAACACCACGATAACCGTTTGCGTGACGGGATAGTCGCGGCCTGCGATGGCGTTCACCAGGTAGCTGCCCATGCCCGGCACGACGAAGATGGTCTCTATGATGACGGTGCCTCCGAGCAGGTGCGCCGACTGGATGCCGACCAGCGTGACCACGGGCAGAAGGGCATTTTTCAGGGCATGCCTGTACACGACCACGCGCTCCCGCAGCCCCTTCGCCCAAGCCGTGCGCACGTAGTCCTGCCGAAGGACCTCCAGCATCTGAGAGCGGGTCATCCTGGTCACGATGGCGGCCATGTTGAAGCCGAGGACAATAGCGGGCCACACAAGTTGCTGGAAGTTGCGGCCCGGGTCATCGAAAAGGCCTTTGAATCCCAGCGGAGGCATCCAGCCGAAGAGCCGGACGAGCAAGAGCAGGATAAGGGTGCCGACCCAGAATGTCGGCATGGCGATCCCGCCGATGGCGACGACGCGCAGCCCGTAATCCATCCACGAGTCCTGCCGAAGGGCGGAAAGGGTGCCAAGGGGAATGGCGATGAGCAACGAGACGAGCACGCCCAACATGGCGAGCTCAAACGTCACGGGAAAGCGCTGGGCAATCTCCTTTGTGACCGGCTGGCCGGTGAGGGTGGACACGCCCGCGTCC is a window of Dehalococcoidia bacterium DNA encoding:
- a CDS encoding ABC transporter permease; the protein is MRQYLARRLLLLVPVLLLVSAVIFIMMRVLPGDAALVVLTSAGEKPTPEKLAEVRAEMGLDRPVFEQYLRWVGGLVRLDAGVSTLTGQPVTKEIAQRFPVTFELAMLGVLVSLLIAIPLGTLSALRQDSWMDYGLRVVAIGGIAMPTFWVGTLILLLLVRLFGWMPPLGFKGLFDDPGRNFQQLVWPAIVLGFNMAAIVTRMTRSQMLEVLRQDYVRTAWAKGLRERVVVYRHALKNALLPVVTLVGIQSAHLLGGTVIIETIFVVPGMGSYLVNAIAGRDYPVTQTVIVVFSLVTLLANLGVDILYGWLDPRIRYAG
- a CDS encoding ABC transporter permease gives rise to the protein MARAVGAVGIAHTGFAARKPFFVRLRDFARRKPLGAAGGVIVVGLVLVATLAPLLAPFNPYKQYLEDVFRPPGTPYFLGTDDLGRDILSRIIWGARVSLYVGLLAVISGTTVGGVAGLVSGYVGGKMDMLLQRLMDALMSFPTLILALSIMAALGTSLSNVVIAIAIVEIPRASRVMRSTSLSVKEMQYVEASRAVGSSGWRIVFRHVLPNCLAPYIVLATAELGAAIIVEASLSFLGLGTPPPEPSWGGMLARSGRSYLERAPWIAIFPGLVMSMVVFGFNLLGDAVRDIWDPRLRGA